One Ethanoligenens harbinense YUAN-3 genomic window carries:
- a CDS encoding alpha/beta fold hydrolase produces MTDLSQQARCILNKRRSRGGSAFGSRKPFYRRRKVMSIILAALFLFIVFVAVVFNIQLSWATHALHSIKVRTIATTYGKLTYAQKGSGIPVLIAHGTDGGYDQALISGEVFDGSYRVICPSRFGYPGSDMPKDATPEAQADAYRQLLDKLGIDKAYVMGTSAGGPPALQFALEYPERTAGVILLSTGMPVRGKTIGNVPTFIFNDFTMWLGADVFKSIALQQLGISQNDYSHATAAEKQNIDEFLKTMLPMSERKQGFVNDMSSNYDMGLHYDDYPLEKITVPVLMIHAQDDTIAKYSDVETARNRFPNATWVIFDHGGHMLFGQDVSGAINKFIRSTPI; encoded by the coding sequence ATGACGGATTTATCGCAACAGGCCAGGTGCATATTGAATAAACGGCGTTCCCGCGGCGGCTCGGCATTCGGGAGCAGAAAGCCGTTTTATAGAAGACGTAAAGTCATGAGTATAATTCTGGCTGCTCTCTTCCTGTTTATTGTTTTTGTGGCCGTCGTATTCAATATTCAGTTGTCATGGGCCACCCACGCTCTGCATTCCATAAAGGTTCGAACGATTGCCACCACCTATGGGAAGCTTACTTATGCACAAAAAGGCAGCGGTATCCCTGTCTTAATCGCGCACGGAACGGATGGTGGCTATGACCAGGCCCTTATCAGCGGCGAAGTGTTCGACGGCAGTTACCGAGTGATTTGCCCTTCCCGTTTCGGCTATCCTGGTTCCGACATGCCAAAGGACGCCACACCGGAGGCGCAGGCGGATGCATATCGGCAGTTGCTAGACAAGCTTGGCATTGACAAAGCCTATGTGATGGGTACATCGGCAGGTGGACCCCCGGCGCTTCAATTTGCTCTGGAATATCCGGAAAGAACAGCGGGAGTCATTCTGCTTTCAACCGGAATGCCGGTTCGTGGAAAAACGATCGGGAACGTGCCGACTTTTATTTTTAATGATTTTACCATGTGGTTGGGTGCGGATGTGTTCAAATCCATAGCGCTGCAGCAACTGGGCATCAGCCAAAATGATTACAGTCATGCTACCGCCGCCGAAAAGCAGAATATAGATGAATTTTTGAAAACTATGCTGCCAATGTCGGAAAGAAAACAGGGGTTTGTCAACGACATGTCTTCCAACTATGACATGGGGCTTCACTATGACGATTATCCGTTGGAGAAAATCACCGTGCCGGTGCTTATGATACATGCCCAAGACGACACCATTGCGAAATATTCCGATGTTGAAACAGCGCGGAACCGATTTCCGAACGCTACCTGGGTCATTTTCGACCACGGCGGCCACATGCTCTTCGGTCAGGACGTTTCCGGTGCAATTAATAAATTCATACGGTCAACGCCGATTTGA
- a CDS encoding YetF domain-containing protein, with protein MYCDFNAELKIGAIMTWNGFLFGAKELPLWVFPIRAIILYAFLILATRLMRQRQIAILAGHNYLVAAGIVSLAAVRMVNPESSLVSGIVIILIYAAVNVLLSYLDVKFPRKVGRHSTILIENGRLIKKNLLDARITIDNLLGQLRIKNIFNFSEIDTAIVEPTGKINVIKKPQFLPITRKQMNLPFKNTGIPVILIYDGEIQNDSLQTIGQDFSWLDKKLKEKGVIKVNDVFLAAYESDGTVYISV; from the coding sequence ATGTATTGTGATTTTAATGCTGAATTGAAAATTGGTGCAATTATGACATGGAATGGTTTCTTATTTGGAGCGAAAGAGTTGCCCCTTTGGGTTTTTCCCATAAGAGCGATCATTTTGTATGCATTTTTGATCCTGGCAACCAGGTTGATGCGACAACGGCAGATTGCCATACTGGCCGGACATAATTATCTGGTGGCGGCAGGAATCGTAAGCCTCGCGGCTGTCAGAATGGTTAATCCGGAAAGTTCGCTTGTATCCGGAATCGTCATCATTCTTATTTATGCAGCCGTGAATGTGTTGTTATCTTATTTGGATGTAAAATTCCCGAGAAAAGTCGGTCGGCACTCCACCATCTTGATAGAAAACGGGCGACTTATTAAAAAAAATCTGCTGGATGCGCGTATAACCATCGACAATCTTCTGGGTCAGTTAAGAATTAAAAACATATTCAACTTTTCGGAGATTGATACGGCGATTGTCGAGCCCACTGGAAAGATCAATGTGATAAAGAAACCCCAATTTCTTCCTATAACAAGAAAACAAATGAATCTTCCGTTTAAAAATACCGGTATTCCTGTGATCTTGATCTATGACGGAGAGATTCAGAATGATAGCCTTCAGACAATTGGTCAGGACTTTTCGTGGCTCGATAAGAAATTGAAAGAAAAAGGAGTTATCAAAGTAAATGACGTTTTCCTGGCGGCATACGAAAGCGACGGAACGGTATACATCAGCGTATAA
- a CDS encoding TetR/AcrR family transcriptional regulator: MSTKQEIFNSALSLFAQKGYDGVSIRDIAKAVGIKESSIYNHYSSKRSILDEICRRFLETLMVSRPPLAEVEQMICDMRPTELFLELISSYGSKIDPQITQMAKVVFGEQFYDEAIHEIFEREFIRNNVNYYIEVLSMMEDKKQIQRCDKTVVANLFNNEQMMLSLQFSGCKTDEERLKLGELMRLSAEYLFHPLEVVT; this comes from the coding sequence ATGTCAACAAAACAGGAGATTTTCAACAGTGCCTTGTCGCTGTTCGCACAAAAAGGTTATGACGGCGTTTCCATACGGGATATTGCAAAAGCCGTAGGAATAAAAGAAAGTTCGATTTATAATCATTATTCCAGTAAGCGATCAATCCTTGACGAAATATGCAGGCGATTTCTTGAAACCCTTATGGTATCGCGTCCCCCACTTGCGGAAGTGGAACAGATGATTTGTGACATGCGGCCCACCGAGTTGTTCTTAGAACTGATTTCTTCTTATGGCAGCAAGATTGATCCGCAGATTACGCAGATGGCAAAAGTTGTATTTGGCGAGCAGTTTTATGACGAAGCGATCCACGAGATTTTTGAACGCGAATTTATCAGAAATAATGTCAACTACTATATAGAAGTTTTATCCATGATGGAAGACAAAAAGCAGATTCAGCGTTGTGACAAAACCGTGGTCGCCAATCTCTTTAACAATGAACAAATGATGCTTTCTCTCCAGTTTTCAGGCTGCAAAACGGATGAAGAACGGCTGAAATTGGGAGAATTGATGCGATTGAGCGCCGAATATCTTTTTCATCCTTTGGAGGTGGTAACATGA
- a CDS encoding spore coat protein, whose amino-acid sequence MQIQLSQKERMLLEDEKNQEEVCVIKYKNYAQQAQDPQLNQLFNTLSTEEQHHLDMLNQMLQGQQPNMTHPQQAQQQGAQQQTPQGGMVNPGDKILCNDLLSTEKYVSGTYDTGIFEAACPTVRQALQHIQQDEQRHGEQLFNYMNSHGMYNVQ is encoded by the coding sequence ATGCAGATACAATTAAGCCAAAAAGAAAGAATGCTGCTGGAGGACGAGAAAAATCAGGAAGAAGTATGCGTAATAAAATATAAAAATTACGCCCAGCAGGCTCAGGATCCTCAACTGAATCAACTCTTCAATACACTGTCTACGGAAGAACAACATCATTTGGATATGCTCAACCAAATGCTTCAGGGTCAGCAACCCAATATGACCCATCCCCAACAGGCTCAGCAGCAGGGAGCACAGCAGCAGACTCCTCAAGGCGGCATGGTCAATCCCGGTGACAAAATTCTTTGCAACGATCTGCTGTCAACTGAAAAATATGTTTCAGGAACTTATGATACCGGTATTTTTGAGGCTGCTTGTCCAACCGTCAGGCAGGCTCTGCAGCATATTCAGCAGGATGAGCAGCGTCATGGCGAACAGCTCTTTAATTATATGAATAGCCATGGCATGTATAATGTACAATAG